The proteins below are encoded in one region of Bremerella sp. P1:
- a CDS encoding methyltransferase gives MPHSSPRSVATFAMGHLLHLIIILLPTLLLSGSDVVQASVLVFAALVGAAGLIESLLVTLPERESERDPRALQVAALVGLTLLVMFWGAQLEHWLTQRQSWLLSTCGVGLLAAGIFLRGSAIYALGPRFVSDICCDAPPVSAGIYRYLRHPSEVGLLAIAIGGPLVLQAPWSALIAGCILLPISAWRIRREDKVLFEATN, from the coding sequence ATGCCGCACTCATCGCCCCGCAGTGTTGCAACATTCGCTATGGGGCACTTGCTACATCTGATCATCATCCTTCTGCCGACGCTACTATTATCTGGGAGCGATGTTGTTCAGGCCTCGGTCCTAGTGTTCGCGGCACTTGTCGGAGCAGCAGGCCTGATCGAAAGTCTCCTCGTCACGCTCCCGGAGCGAGAAAGCGAACGCGACCCGCGCGCCCTGCAAGTTGCAGCCCTGGTCGGACTGACGCTCCTCGTGATGTTCTGGGGAGCTCAACTGGAACACTGGCTGACCCAGCGTCAGTCTTGGCTTCTATCGACATGTGGCGTCGGCCTCCTGGCCGCAGGCATCTTCCTTCGCGGTTCGGCCATTTATGCTTTGGGACCTAGATTTGTATCCGACATCTGCTGCGACGCCCCGCCTGTTTCGGCGGGAATCTACCGGTATCTTCGCCATCCGTCGGAAGTCGGCCTGCTGGCGATTGCCATCGGCGGCCCACTTGTTCTTCAGGCTCCCTGGTCGGCTCTTATCGCAGGCTGCATCCTGCTACCAATCTCAGCATGGCGGATCCGGCGAGAAGACAAAGTCCTGTTCGAGGCGACGAACTAA
- a CDS encoding tellurite resistance TerB family protein: MIIFGTRGIASTEESNHFNCPQCRTKRDGSLKNVRTFFTLYFIPLIPMGSRGRYVECHSCGGNFAEEVWNYDPEQEKAQTMQQMLRVMIVAALADEEVDRFERAEIKKQYMELTGLPVADSTLDQEIKMAAESRVTLSMFVGGLVEGLSGHGRALVLKLAYKVMTAAGEMTPSQDRAFNHLADTLAIPKAQVQELIKHFQDSQTEELI, translated from the coding sequence ATGATCATCTTTGGTACCCGGGGAATTGCTTCGACGGAAGAAAGCAATCATTTCAATTGCCCGCAGTGCCGTACCAAACGCGACGGCAGCCTGAAGAATGTCCGCACGTTCTTCACCCTCTATTTCATCCCCTTGATTCCCATGGGATCTCGCGGACGCTACGTCGAGTGTCATTCGTGTGGCGGGAACTTTGCCGAAGAAGTCTGGAACTACGACCCGGAACAAGAAAAGGCCCAGACCATGCAGCAGATGCTGCGGGTGATGATCGTCGCAGCCCTTGCCGACGAGGAAGTCGATCGCTTCGAACGAGCCGAAATCAAAAAGCAATACATGGAACTCACAGGGCTGCCGGTCGCGGACTCGACTCTCGACCAGGAAATCAAAATGGCCGCAGAATCGCGGGTTACGCTAAGTATGTTCGTCGGTGGCCTGGTCGAAGGACTTTCGGGACATGGCCGCGCCTTGGTTCTTAAACTGGCCTACAAGGTGATGACCGCCGCCGGCGAGATGACGCCTTCCCAAGATCGAGCATTTAATCACCTCGCCGATACCCTGGCGATACCAAAAGCTCAAGTCCAGGAATTGATCAAGCACTTCCAGGATTCGCAAACCGAGGAATTGATCTGA